One part of the Desulfonema ishimotonii genome encodes these proteins:
- the ilvB gene encoding biosynthetic-type acetolactate synthase large subunit yields the protein MKGTELVIKALKDRGVKYIFGYTGGAIMPVFDEMEKQQILSFIMSRHEQGAAFMAQGLSRASVSAPTPQIGVCMATSGPGAMNLVTGVADAVMDSVPMLVITGQVPTGVIATDAFQESDVVGVMMPISKQTYMPLSADEIEKTLHEAVYVATTGRTGPVIVDIPKDVQLQETGSDYRFDPQKYRPELPGFYFHPSPERENIHRAIRLINKSERPVMFCGHGVISSNAGQRLRQFAEKTNIPVAFTLHGLSAIPVDHPLSLGMMGMHGTVEANRAVVNADLIIAFGMRFDDRVTGRLEEYARETAVIHVEIDPSEIDKNVPTSVAINADVGEALEVLLNNPELMYKPRRLWLEKIGEYRHEVADETRAEIESGVGAEGQLLMKTIIHRLSEITEGKDIVVADVGQHQMISARFYNFQVNNTWFTSGGAGTMGASLPMSVGVKLARPDERVWSVSGDGGFQMNIQELGTIMEHDVDIKIILLNNGYLGMVRQWQTLFYDGRYAGTPMKSPDFGLIARAYNIPYQQVTVPDQIEPAIRAAAEHQGAYMLEFLCDPTEIVLPMVPSGGGFADMIVSVPKP from the coding sequence ATGAAAGGTACTGAGCTTGTCATCAAGGCGTTGAAAGACAGGGGCGTGAAGTATATTTTCGGCTACACCGGCGGGGCCATCATGCCCGTGTTTGACGAAATGGAAAAGCAGCAGATCCTTTCGTTTATCATGTCGCGGCATGAGCAGGGGGCCGCATTTATGGCCCAGGGTCTGTCCCGTGCCTCCGTCTCGGCCCCGACCCCGCAGATCGGGGTCTGCATGGCGACCTCCGGTCCGGGGGCCATGAACCTGGTCACCGGCGTGGCCGACGCGGTCATGGATTCCGTGCCCATGCTCGTCATCACCGGGCAGGTGCCGACCGGCGTCATCGCCACAGACGCCTTCCAGGAGAGCGACGTGGTGGGCGTGATGATGCCCATTTCCAAACAGACCTATATGCCGCTGTCGGCCGATGAGATCGAAAAAACGCTCCATGAGGCGGTTTATGTGGCGACCACCGGACGGACCGGACCGGTCATCGTCGATATTCCAAAGGATGTCCAGCTTCAGGAGACCGGGTCGGACTATCGCTTTGATCCTCAGAAATACAGGCCGGAGCTGCCGGGATTCTACTTTCACCCGTCGCCGGAACGGGAAAATATCCATAGGGCGATCCGACTCATCAACAAGAGCGAGCGGCCGGTGATGTTCTGCGGCCACGGGGTCATCAGCAGCAACGCCGGGCAGCGGTTGCGGCAGTTTGCCGAGAAGACCAATATTCCGGTGGCCTTTACCCTGCACGGCCTGTCAGCCATTCCCGTTGACCACCCCCTGAGCCTGGGCATGATGGGGATGCACGGAACGGTCGAGGCCAACCGGGCGGTGGTGAACGCCGACCTGATTATCGCCTTCGGGATGCGGTTTGACGACCGGGTCACAGGCAGGCTGGAGGAGTACGCCAGAGAGACGGCCGTGATCCATGTGGAGATCGACCCGTCCGAAATCGACAAAAATGTGCCCACCTCGGTGGCCATCAACGCGGATGTCGGCGAAGCCCTGGAAGTATTGCTGAACAACCCGGAGCTGATGTACAAGCCCCGGCGGCTCTGGCTGGAGAAAATCGGAGAATACCGCCATGAGGTGGCCGACGAAACCCGTGCGGAGATTGAATCCGGCGTGGGCGCGGAGGGGCAGCTTCTGATGAAGACGATCATCCACAGGCTCTCCGAAATCACCGAGGGGAAGGATATCGTGGTGGCGGATGTGGGCCAGCACCAGATGATCTCGGCCCGGTTTTACAACTTCCAGGTCAACAACACCTGGTTCACCTCCGGCGGTGCCGGCACAATGGGGGCCTCCCTGCCCATGTCCGTGGGCGTCAAACTGGCCCGGCCTGATGAACGGGTCTGGTCCGTCAGCGGCGACGGCGGATTTCAGATGAACATCCAGGAGCTGGGCACCATTATGGAGCATGATGTGGACATCAAGATCATCCTCCTGAACAACGGATATCTCGGCATGGTACGCCAGTGGCAGACCCTGTTCTACGATGGCCGCTATGCGGGAACGCCCATGAAAAGCCCGGATTTCGGCCTGATTGCCAGGGCCTACAATATCCCCTATCAGCAGGTGACGGTGCCGGATCAGATCGAACCCGCCATCCGGGCGGCGGCGGAACATCAGGGGGCATACATGCTCGAATTTCTCTGCGATCCCACCGAAATTGTCCTGCCGATGGTCCCCTCCGGCGGCGGATTTGCGGATATGATCGTGTCAGTGCCGAAGCCATGA
- the ilvD gene encoding dihydroxy-acid dehydratase codes for MKHRSGEITGLRNGEGWVRRTAARSMLRAVRFTDEDFDKPIIALAVPHTNGTPCNDHIRALGDILSDAIEAGGGKAIIFGTPVVSDGISMGTEAMKYSLVSREVIADSIEVMTEGYRVDGVITLAGCDKTLPAALMPIARNNLMGLTLYGGSILPGKYQGRDINIVSAFEAIGAYSAGNIGKKELRGIECNACPGPGSCAGMYTANTMASAIEALGMSVPGASSHVAMADGNTISAEKREDCVRTARTLFTLLRSGIRARDIMTRKAFENALVVIWALGGSTNAVLHLLALAHEADVDLTLRDVDRITRKVPLLGNFKPFGRYVMNDLRAIGGIPMVMKTLLDAGYLHGDCLTVTGRTLAENLADAPGRPAHQDIVYSPSRPFAPGNRHIRVLYGNLAPEGCVLKLSGKSPDDFTGPARVFDREEAAMSAILDGKIRPGDVVVIRYEGPKGGPGMREMLSPSSALMGAGLGKSVALITDGRFSGGTHGIMIGHVAPEAQAGGPLAVVREGDEIRIDLTRSKLNIHLPDHEIQQRLAAWQPPAPVYTKGVLAKYARLVSSASRGAVTG; via the coding sequence ATGAAACACAGAAGCGGTGAGATCACGGGACTTCGGAACGGAGAGGGATGGGTCCGGCGGACGGCGGCCCGGTCCATGCTGCGGGCGGTCCGGTTTACGGACGAGGATTTTGACAAACCCATCATCGCCCTGGCGGTACCCCACACCAACGGGACGCCCTGCAACGATCATATCCGGGCGCTGGGGGATATCCTTTCTGACGCCATTGAGGCCGGGGGCGGCAAGGCGATCATCTTCGGCACGCCCGTGGTGTCGGACGGCATTTCAATGGGCACCGAGGCCATGAAATATTCCCTGGTCAGCCGGGAGGTAATTGCGGACAGCATCGAGGTGATGACCGAGGGCTACCGGGTGGACGGCGTCATCACCCTGGCCGGGTGCGACAAAACCCTGCCCGCCGCGCTCATGCCCATTGCCCGCAACAACCTGATGGGGCTGACGCTCTACGGCGGCAGCATTCTGCCGGGCAAATACCAGGGCCGGGATATCAACATCGTCAGCGCCTTTGAGGCCATCGGGGCCTATTCTGCTGGAAATATTGGCAAAAAGGAACTCCGTGGCATCGAGTGCAACGCCTGCCCCGGTCCGGGCTCCTGCGCGGGCATGTACACCGCCAACACAATGGCGTCGGCCATTGAGGCGCTGGGCATGAGTGTGCCGGGCGCATCTTCCCATGTGGCAATGGCGGACGGCAACACCATTTCCGCTGAAAAGCGTGAGGACTGCGTTCGCACGGCCCGGACCCTCTTCACGCTGCTCAGGTCGGGCATCCGGGCCAGGGATATCATGACCCGGAAAGCCTTTGAAAACGCGCTGGTGGTGATCTGGGCGCTGGGCGGCTCCACCAATGCCGTGCTTCATCTGCTGGCCCTTGCCCATGAGGCCGACGTGGACCTGACGCTCCGGGATGTGGACCGGATCACCCGAAAAGTCCCGCTGCTGGGGAACTTCAAGCCCTTTGGCCGGTATGTGATGAACGACCTCCGCGCCATCGGCGGCATCCCGATGGTGATGAAAACCCTGCTGGATGCGGGCTATCTTCACGGTGACTGTCTGACCGTCACAGGCCGGACCCTGGCGGAAAATCTGGCAGACGCACCGGGCCGCCCGGCGCATCAGGATATTGTTTACAGCCCCTCCCGACCGTTTGCGCCGGGCAATCGCCACATCCGGGTGCTGTACGGCAATCTGGCCCCGGAGGGATGTGTGCTGAAGCTGAGCGGCAAGTCACCGGATGACTTTACCGGCCCGGCGCGGGTATTTGACCGGGAAGAGGCGGCCATGTCGGCCATTCTGGACGGAAAGATCCGCCCAGGGGATGTGGTGGTCATCCGCTACGAAGGCCCCAAAGGCGGTCCGGGGATGCGGGAGATGCTGTCGCCGTCGTCGGCGCTCATGGGGGCCGGACTGGGGAAAAGCGTGGCCCTGATTACCGATGGCCGGTTTTCCGGCGGAACCCACGGCATTATGATCGGCCATGTGGCCCCGGAGGCCCAGGCGGGCGGCCCCCTTGCCGTGGTGAGAGAGGGGGATGAGATCCGTATAGACCTGACGCGGAGCAAGCTGAATATCCATCTGCCGGATCATGAGATTCAGCAGCGGCTGGCAGCCTGGCAGCCTCCGGCTCCGGTGTACACAAAGGGCGTGCTGGCGAAATACGCCCGCCTGGTGTCATCGGCATCCCGGGGCGCGGTGACGGGGTAG
- a CDS encoding TIGR02285 family protein has translation MKKSEFLFAVICFCFLYTEAAAKDAVLWYLPNFPPYVIVQGQDKDLGIDNQIIQELRQKLPEYEHQLLTVNYKRALRNLKQPVPAAITPLFKTPDREKYILYSGIPSYLVLPNGVVIAKSVRKKFTPFLQNDGKLDIEALIRSKTVKIGIDAGRSYSGIIDEMIRKYRNSGVFIEVSGEDMFLNLIRLMLRGRIDAAFGFPVEARYLAKLNGIDKNLLEALPVSGMEPFTPVYVGASKTRVGEKMIARINDILREAGTIERFTGFYEYWLDDTSKDHYRKLVKEYYRDKTGSGK, from the coding sequence ATGAAAAAATCAGAATTCCTGTTTGCTGTGATATGCTTTTGTTTTCTTTACACGGAAGCGGCGGCCAAAGACGCCGTTCTATGGTATCTGCCAAACTTTCCACCTTACGTTATTGTGCAGGGACAAGATAAGGACCTGGGCATTGATAACCAGATTATTCAGGAGCTCAGACAGAAACTGCCCGAATATGAACATCAGCTTCTGACTGTGAACTACAAAAGGGCTTTAAGAAATCTGAAACAGCCGGTTCCGGCTGCAATCACACCTTTGTTTAAAACACCGGATCGTGAGAAATACATCCTTTATTCTGGGATTCCAAGCTATCTGGTGCTGCCCAACGGCGTTGTGATCGCGAAGTCCGTCAGAAAGAAATTCACGCCGTTCCTGCAAAATGACGGAAAGCTTGATATTGAAGCGCTTATTCGCTCGAAAACCGTAAAAATCGGAATTGATGCCGGACGTTCCTATTCCGGAATCATTGATGAGATGATCAGAAAATACAGAAATTCCGGAGTATTCATCGAGGTAAGCGGCGAAGATATGTTTTTAAATCTTATCAGACTGATGCTCAGAGGCCGCATTGATGCCGCTTTCGGATTTCCCGTGGAAGCCCGATATTTGGCAAAACTGAACGGTATTGACAAAAATCTTCTGGAGGCTCTTCCGGTGTCAGGAATGGAGCCGTTTACACCGGTGTATGTGGGGGCATCGAAAACCAGGGTCGGGGAAAAGATGATTGCCAGGATCAACGACATTCTCAGAGAAGCGGGAACCATAGAGAGATTTACCGGTTTTTACGAATACTGGCTGGATGATACCAGCAAAGACCATTACCGGAAACTCGTTAAGGAATATTACAGAGATAAAACGGGCAGTGGAAAATGA
- the ilvN gene encoding acetolactate synthase small subunit: protein MTTVIKMKRRAILAFMLDRPGVLNKIAMLIRRKMYNVDTLTVCSTNKPGVSRMTITLREDDEARVTQVIRQIEKVTEVVSAKELNRDESYWREVAIIKLETDGERLEALRKKYNFEILDRRNHELYIVQVAGTTWSIDDFLAEVGRDRIIEIARTGVTAMEN from the coding sequence ATGACGACGGTCATAAAAATGAAAAGACGCGCCATTCTGGCGTTTATGCTGGACAGGCCGGGGGTTCTCAACAAGATTGCCATGCTGATCCGCCGGAAGATGTACAATGTGGATACGCTGACCGTATGCAGCACCAACAAGCCGGGGGTCAGCCGGATGACCATCACGCTCCGGGAGGATGACGAGGCCAGGGTCACGCAGGTGATCCGGCAGATCGAAAAGGTGACGGAGGTGGTCTCGGCAAAGGAGCTGAACCGGGATGAAAGCTACTGGCGGGAGGTCGCCATTATCAAGCTTGAGACGGACGGGGAACGGCTGGAGGCGCTGCGGAAAAAGTATAATTTTGAAATCCTGGACCGCCGCAACCACGAGCTTTACATCGTCCAGGTGGCAGGGACCACCTGGAGCATTGATGATTTTCTGGCAGAGGTGGGGCGCGACCGGATCATCGAGATCGCCCGGACCGGCGTAACGGCCATGGAAAACTGA
- a CDS encoding thioredoxin domain-containing protein, which produces MKNKKSALVTLASLILFSIAPAHASVEVSIPKTFRLEKAPLDVAVSRDGRKIFVLTAGEILVYTDRGRLDERIPVGKDIDGIETTKKQNLLYLKSTAEKTVQILRFDIIKEISTVGSPAKGPSDAPVVIVAFSDFQCPYCAKIATLLEGAVEDYPGEVRLVFKHYPLRYHKLAHKAAIASLAAHRQEKFWAFHDMIFQEGTPLTAKKIREIAGKIGLDMDRFDKDIKDPALAAQIKQDKKDGVDAGVTGTPTIFINGRQVRKRSFEDFYNAIDRALKQSKRSKKSAPEKEK; this is translated from the coding sequence GTGAAAAATAAAAAATCAGCTCTGGTGACACTCGCATCCTTAATCCTGTTTTCAATTGCCCCGGCCCACGCCAGTGTGGAGGTCAGTATTCCAAAGACCTTCAGACTGGAGAAAGCGCCTCTTGACGTGGCGGTCTCCCGTGACGGGCGAAAAATTTTTGTTCTTACGGCCGGCGAAATCCTCGTCTATACAGACCGGGGCCGGCTGGACGAAAGAATTCCCGTCGGAAAAGATATCGACGGCATTGAGACGACAAAAAAACAGAATCTGCTTTATCTGAAAAGCACTGCGGAAAAGACCGTTCAGATACTCAGATTTGATATCATCAAGGAGATCAGCACCGTCGGCTCCCCGGCCAAAGGTCCGTCCGACGCACCGGTGGTCATCGTGGCCTTCAGCGATTTTCAGTGCCCCTATTGTGCGAAGATCGCCACCCTGCTGGAAGGGGCGGTGGAGGATTATCCCGGAGAGGTCCGGCTGGTGTTCAAACACTATCCGCTTAGATATCATAAGCTTGCGCACAAAGCCGCAATTGCCTCACTTGCGGCCCACCGGCAGGAAAAATTCTGGGCGTTCCATGACATGATTTTCCAGGAAGGCACGCCGCTGACCGCGAAAAAAATCAGGGAGATCGCCGGGAAAATCGGGCTGGACATGGACCGGTTTGACAAAGACATCAAAGATCCCGCACTGGCCGCTCAGATAAAGCAGGATAAAAAAGACGGCGTTGATGCGGGCGTGACCGGTACGCCGACCATCTTCATCAACGGCAGGCAGGTCAGAAAACGTTCATTTGAAGACTTCTACAATGCCATTGACCGGGCATTGAAGCAGAGCAAACGGTCAAAAAAGTCTGCCCCGGAAAAGGAGAAGTGA
- a CDS encoding sodium:solute symporter family protein: MTVKVTVIALYLLMIVGIGIVGMRKTRSFSDFFLGGGKVGPWMTSFTYATSYFSAVLFIGFAGKIGWGFGYSALWIAVGNALVGVMGVWWLMGFRIKEMSVEYGVSTMSEFFEKRYESRFLKLFAALSIFIFFIPYSSAVFMGLSYLFESNFNIPYTWALGLIGFFTAIYLVLGGYKSMTMLDMLFGQIMIAGVIILLWFTLGKGGGLANMTARLSAVDPRLTGVVGPPGIWPLFCIVFLTSVAPFGMPQLVQKFYAIRDRRAVRIGTVASTGFALLISGVAYFTGATTRLFLSPDTTPGAFRDGRPVFDALMPEMLANVIPDSLSVLMLLLVLSASMSTLAALVLISSSSVVKDLYAGFIRPDADDATLTCLMRWGNAFFVLLSVLLAYLKPATIVAILGTSWGAIGSVFLGPFIWGLFTRSANKFGAIASSVLGLSACVFLYVTGSPSPEAGTVGMLVSLGVNPVASYACTVFREGRYGMVAGGKGK; the protein is encoded by the coding sequence ATGACGGTTAAAGTTACTGTTATCGCGCTCTACCTGCTTATGATTGTCGGCATCGGGATCGTCGGCATGAGAAAGACCCGCTCCTTTTCAGACTTCTTCCTGGGCGGCGGCAAAGTCGGCCCCTGGATGACCTCTTTTACCTATGCCACATCCTATTTTTCCGCCGTGCTTTTCATCGGCTTTGCCGGAAAGATCGGATGGGGATTCGGCTACTCAGCCCTCTGGATCGCCGTGGGAAACGCCCTTGTGGGCGTGATGGGCGTGTGGTGGCTGATGGGCTTCCGGATCAAGGAAATGTCGGTGGAATACGGCGTCTCCACCATGTCGGAGTTTTTTGAAAAGCGGTATGAGAGCCGCTTTCTGAAACTCTTTGCCGCCCTGAGCATCTTTATCTTTTTCATCCCCTATTCCTCAGCCGTATTTATGGGGCTCTCCTACCTGTTCGAGTCCAATTTTAACATCCCCTACACATGGGCGCTGGGGCTGATCGGATTCTTTACAGCCATCTATCTGGTGCTGGGCGGGTACAAATCCATGACCATGCTCGACATGCTGTTCGGTCAGATCATGATCGCCGGCGTGATCATCCTGCTCTGGTTCACCTTGGGCAAAGGGGGCGGGCTGGCGAATATGACCGCCCGGCTCTCGGCTGTCGATCCCCGGCTGACAGGGGTCGTGGGACCGCCGGGCATCTGGCCCCTGTTCTGCATCGTCTTCCTGACCAGCGTGGCTCCCTTCGGAATGCCGCAGCTGGTGCAGAAATTTTACGCCATCCGGGACCGCAGAGCCGTGCGCATCGGAACCGTTGCCTCCACCGGCTTTGCCCTGCTCATCAGCGGGGTCGCCTATTTTACGGGCGCAACCACCCGGCTGTTTCTGTCACCCGACACCACGCCCGGCGCCTTCCGGGACGGCAGGCCGGTCTTCGACGCCCTGATGCCGGAGATGCTGGCCAACGTGATTCCCGACTCCCTGTCGGTGCTGATGCTCCTGCTGGTTCTCTCGGCCTCCATGTCCACTTTGGCAGCCCTGGTACTGATATCCAGCTCATCCGTGGTCAAAGATCTTTACGCCGGATTTATCAGGCCGGATGCGGACGATGCGACGCTGACCTGTCTGATGCGGTGGGGAAATGCGTTTTTCGTGCTGCTGTCGGTCCTGCTGGCCTACCTGAAACCGGCCACCATCGTGGCAATTCTGGGCACCTCCTGGGGGGCCATCGGATCGGTCTTTCTGGGACCGTTCATCTGGGGGCTGTTCACCCGGAGCGCCAATAAGTTCGGTGCCATTGCCTCGTCCGTTCTGGGACTCTCGGCCTGTGTGTTTTTATATGTGACCGGTTCGCCGTCACCCGAAGCCGGAACCGTGGGAATGCTGGTATCGCTGGGCGTGAACCCGGTGGCCAGTTATGCCTGTACCGTTTTCCGGGAGGGACGATACGGAATGGTGGCGGGCGGCAAGGGGAAGTAG
- a CDS encoding cupin domain-containing protein: protein MNSTLIVPPDHVGFKARKLFDAIEGRIIDSTIAYIRPGGGGPEPAHTHPHDHIFIVMDGCAEIRVGDKRITVEKDDFLRVPGQVTHSVRNSSEAHLRMLGISVLPDD, encoded by the coding sequence ATGAACAGCACACTTATCGTCCCGCCCGATCACGTCGGGTTTAAAGCCAGAAAACTGTTTGATGCGATAGAGGGCCGAATCATTGACAGCACCATCGCTTATATCCGTCCGGGGGGCGGGGGGCCGGAACCTGCTCACACCCACCCCCATGACCACATCTTCATCGTTATGGACGGATGTGCCGAAATCCGGGTGGGAGATAAAAGAATAACCGTTGAAAAAGATGATTTCCTGCGCGTTCCGGGGCAGGTGACGCATTCGGTGCGGAATTCGTCCGAGGCTCATCTGAGAATGCTGGGCATCAGCGTTCTGCCTGATGACTAA
- a CDS encoding cysteine protease StiP domain-containing protein produces the protein MNATEKNAVKSPWGQPVYARFREEIDPFGDQRFFRPLNRAYTGDNTFWSTPSPEPDLDDEFWETVEAHLDDERIKMAARRLARAITGWEPDGGKLVFVSILRAGVPIADWLCRLIPGAVTVSVSLFVGLGIDRIALNMLREDYPDRKIVFVDGWTGRGGVARAIAGLEAGPLAVLIDPWGWAGFSGCREDIFCPTACFTGAATLGFSRTFFEDENSLFGAYRFPRKYCRTDLIRAWQSLCPDDRTADAGAPDGPERFFRETDLRLHSNEVCRALINADPETLFFLDSEADAEERFPLLLKLARRRGVGAEYNRKDLAQLRTRVACSLNIA, from the coding sequence ATGAATGCCACAGAAAAGAATGCCGTAAAAAGCCCCTGGGGACAGCCGGTGTATGCCCGTTTCCGGGAGGAGATCGACCCTTTCGGGGATCAGCGCTTTTTCCGCCCGCTGAACCGCGCCTATACGGGCGACAACACCTTCTGGTCCACCCCGTCGCCGGAGCCGGATCTGGATGACGAATTCTGGGAGACGGTTGAGGCCCATCTGGACGATGAGAGGATTAAAATGGCGGCCCGCAGGCTGGCCCGCGCCATCACCGGCTGGGAGCCGGACGGCGGAAAGCTGGTCTTTGTGTCCATCCTGCGGGCCGGTGTGCCCATTGCCGACTGGCTCTGCCGACTCATACCGGGGGCCGTGACTGTCTCCGTCTCCCTCTTTGTGGGGCTGGGCATCGACCGGATCGCCCTGAACATGCTCCGGGAGGATTACCCGGACCGGAAAATCGTCTTTGTGGATGGGTGGACCGGGCGCGGCGGCGTGGCACGGGCCATTGCCGGGCTGGAAGCCGGTCCCCTGGCCGTACTCATCGACCCCTGGGGATGGGCCGGTTTTTCAGGATGCCGGGAGGATATTTTCTGCCCCACGGCCTGTTTTACGGGCGCGGCCACCCTGGGATTTTCCCGGACCTTTTTTGAGGATGAAAACAGCCTGTTCGGAGCCTACCGGTTCCCCCGGAAATATTGCCGGACCGACCTGATCCGCGCCTGGCAGTCGCTCTGTCCTGATGATCGGACGGCAGATGCGGGGGCACCGGACGGCCCGGAACGGTTTTTCAGAGAGACCGATCTTCGGCTGCACAGCAACGAGGTCTGCCGCGCCCTGATCAACGCGGACCCGGAGACCCTCTTTTTCCTGGACAGTGAGGCCGATGCGGAAGAACGCTTTCCCCTGCTGCTGAAGCTGGCCCGCCGCCGTGGGGTGGGGGCCGAATACAACCGGAAAGACCTGGCTCAGTTGCGCACCCGCGTGGCCTGTTCTCTGAACATCGCCTGA
- a CDS encoding IMP cyclohydrolase — MAEDLRQMYKTIVEDHFTPRMEISFVDGDNRQTLFYEKVSWTIDGTQKGLRYGENPGQEAALYRLTNGNLVLGETKTIAPGQYLASDIELLQSGKHPGKTNLTDADNALNILRYLTDAPTSVIVKHNNPCGVAQSDTLANAYHKAYMADRVAAFGGCIALNRAVDRETAEAISAQYAEVVVAPEFEEGVLDILGRRKNLRVIRIGNIGRLQDFAGQRFAEFKSLTDGGQIVQWSFVPRARTKADLKLAECEYKGKLYRVSREPTEKEYADMIFGWLVEAGVTSNSVIYVKDRVTVGIGTGEQDRVGVAEIARDKAYRKLADRYCFEEHGVPYNDLKDEDKRQAIDKSVAGEKGGLVGATMVSDAFFPFRDGIDVGIREGITAVIQPGGSGNDYQSIEACNEADVTMVYTGQRSFKH; from the coding sequence ATGGCAGAAGACCTCAGACAGATGTATAAAACCATTGTGGAAGACCACTTCACCCCCCGGATGGAAATCAGCTTTGTGGACGGAGACAACCGTCAGACCCTGTTTTACGAGAAGGTGAGCTGGACCATCGACGGAACGCAGAAGGGGCTGAGATACGGTGAAAACCCCGGTCAGGAGGCGGCCCTGTACCGTCTGACCAACGGCAATCTGGTTCTGGGTGAGACAAAAACCATCGCCCCGGGACAGTATCTGGCATCGGACATTGAGCTGTTGCAGTCGGGCAAGCATCCGGGCAAAACCAATCTGACCGACGCGGACAACGCCCTCAACATCCTGCGCTATCTCACCGATGCCCCCACCTCGGTCATCGTCAAGCACAACAACCCCTGCGGTGTGGCCCAGTCCGACACCCTGGCGAATGCCTATCACAAGGCCTACATGGCCGACCGGGTGGCCGCATTTGGCGGGTGTATCGCCCTCAACCGGGCGGTGGACAGGGAGACCGCAGAGGCGATCTCGGCACAATACGCCGAAGTGGTGGTGGCACCGGAATTCGAGGAGGGGGTGCTGGATATTCTGGGACGGCGCAAAAATCTCCGGGTGATCCGCATCGGCAACATCGGACGCCTTCAGGATTTTGCAGGCCAGCGCTTTGCGGAATTCAAGAGCCTGACGGACGGCGGGCAGATCGTTCAATGGTCCTTTGTGCCCCGGGCCCGGACCAAAGCGGATCTGAAACTGGCCGAATGCGAGTACAAGGGCAAACTCTACAGGGTCAGCCGGGAGCCGACTGAGAAAGAGTATGCGGACATGATCTTCGGCTGGCTGGTGGAGGCAGGCGTTACCTCCAACTCGGTCATCTATGTGAAAGACCGCGTCACCGTGGGTATCGGCACAGGCGAGCAGGACCGCGTGGGCGTGGCGGAAATCGCCAGGGACAAGGCCTATCGCAAGCTGGCCGACCGCTATTGTTTTGAGGAACACGGCGTGCCCTACAACGATCTGAAGGACGAGGACAAGCGGCAGGCCATTGACAAGAGTGTGGCCGGAGAAAAGGGCGGCCTGGTGGGGGCAACGATGGTCAGTGATGCCTTTTTCCCGTTCCGGGACGGCATTGACGTGGGCATCCGGGAGGGGATTACCGCCGTGATCCAGCCGGGCGGTTCCGGCAACGACTACCAGTCCATCGAGGCCTGCAATGAGGCGGATGTGACAATGGTCTACACCGGCCAGCGCAGCTTCAAACACTGA